The following coding sequences are from one Microtus pennsylvanicus isolate mMicPen1 chromosome 1, mMicPen1.hap1, whole genome shotgun sequence window:
- the Lrfn1 gene encoding leucine-rich repeat and fibronectin type III domain-containing protein 1 has product MAPGLFSPTPAALPFLLLLWVGTSRGQPCPGRCICQNVAPTLTMLCAKTGLLFVPPAIDRRVVELRLTDNFIAAVRRRDFANMTSLVHLTLSRNTIGQVAAGAFADLRALRALHLDSNRLAEVRGDQLRGLGNLRHLILGNNQIRKVESAAFDAFLSTVEDLDLSYNNLEALPWEAVGQMVNLNTLTLDHNLIDHIAEGTFVQLHKLVRLDMTSNRLHKLPPDGLFLRSQGGGPKPPTPLTVSFGGNPLHCNCELLWLRRLTREDDLETCATPEHLTDRYFWSIPEEEFLCEPPLITRQAGGKALVVEGQAVSLRCRAVGDPEPVVHWVAPDGRLLGNSSRTRVRGDGTLDVTITTLRDSGTFTCIASNAAGEATAPVEVCVVPLPLMAPPPAAPPPLTEPGSSDIATPGRPGANDSTTERRLVAAELTSSSVLIRWPAQRPVPGIRMYQVQYNSSADDSLVYRMIPSTSQTFLVNDLAAGRAYDLCVLAVYDDGATALPATRVVGCVQFTTAGDPAPCRPLRAHFLGGTMIIAIGGVIVASVLVFIVLLMIRYKVYGDGDSRRIKGTSRSPPRVSHVCSQTNGAGSGSQQPSAPPAPDRYEALREVAVPAAIEAKATEAEATSTELEVVLGRSLGGSATSLCLLPSEETSGEESRAVTGPRRSRSGALGPPTSAPPTLALVPGGAPARPRPQQRYSFDGDYGALFQSHSYPRRARRTKRHRSTPHLDGAGGGAAGEDGDLGLGSARARLAFTSTEWMLESTV; this is encoded by the exons ATGGCTCCAGGGCTCTTCTCGCCaacacctgctgctctcccctttctgctgctgctctgggtAGGGACATCTCGCGGCCAGCCCTGCCCCGGTCGCTGCATCTGCCAGAACGTGGCACCTACGCTGACCATGCTGTGTGCCAAGACTGGCCTGCTCTTCGTGCCACCCGCCATTGACAGGCGCGTGGTAGAGCTGCGGCTCACTGACAATTTCATTGCGGCTGTGCGTCGTCGAGACTTTGCCAAcatgaccagcctggtccaccTCACCCTGTCTCGCAACACTATTGGTCAGGTGGCAGCCGGCGCCTTTGCTGATCTTCGTGCTCTCAGGGCCCTGCACCTCGACAGCAACCGCCTGGCAGAGGTACGCGGAGACCAGCTCCGGGGCTTGGGTAACCTCCGCCACTTGATCCTCGGCAACAATCAGATCCGTAAGGTGGAGTCGGCAGCTTTTGACGCCTTCCTGTCCACTGTGGAGGATCTGGATCTGTCCTACAACAACCTGGAGGCACTGCCGTGGGAGGCGGTGGGTCAGATGGTGAACTTGAACACCCTCACGCTGGACCACAACCTCATTGATCATATTGCAGAGGGTACCTTCGTGCAGCTGCACAAACTCGTACGCTTAGACATGACCTCTAACCGTCTGCATAAACTGCCCCCCGACGGGCTTTTCCTGAGGTCCCAGGGTGGTGGGCCCAAGCCACCCACCCCACTGACCGTCAGCTTTGGTGGCAACCCGCTGCACTGCAACTGTGAACTGCTCTGGCTGCGGCGCCTGACCAGGGAGGATGACTTGGAGACATGTGCCACGCCCGAGCATCTCACTGACCGCTACTTCTGGTCCATCCCGGAGGAGGAATTTCTGTGTGAGCCCCCGCTCATCACGCGGCAGGCAGGGGGCAAGGCCCTGGTAGTAGAGGGCCAGGCTGTCAGTCTGCGCTGTCGGGCGGTGGGTGACCCTGAGCCCGTGGTGCATTGGGTGGCACCTGATGGGCGGCTGCTGGGGAACTCCAGCCGGACCCGGGTCCGTGGGGATGGAACGCTGGATGTGACCATCACCACCTTGAGGGACAGCGGTACCTTCACTTGCATAGCCTCCAATGCTGCCGGGGAAGCCACTGCGCCGGTGGAGGTATGTGTGGTACCTCTGCCACTGATGGCGCCCCCGCCTGCTGCCCCACCgcctctcactgagcctggtTCTTCTGACATCGCCACACCAGGCCGACCTGGTGCCAATGATTCAACCACTGAACGCCGGCTTGTGGCTGCTGAACTCACATCCAGCTCCGTGCTCATCCGCTGGCCGGCCCAGAGGCCAGTGCCTGGCATCCGCATGTACCAAGTGCAATACAACAGCTCTGCGGATGACTCTCTGGTCTACAG GATGATTCCATCTACCAGCCAGACCTTCCTGGTGAATGATCTGGCGGCTGGCCGCGCTTATGACTTGTGTGTGCTGGCAGTTTACGACGATGGGGCCACCGCTCTGCCGGCTACCAGAGTGGTGGGCTGTGTGCAGTTCACCACGGCGGGAGATCCCGCACCGTGCCGCCCGCTGAGGGCCCACTTCTTGGGCGGCACCATGATCATCGCCATCGGGGGCGTCATCGTAGCCTCGGTCCTCGTTTTCATCGTTCTACTTATGATTCGCTACAAGGTGTACGGCGATGGGGACAGCCGTCGTATCAAGGGCACGTCCAGGTCGCCCCCTCGGGTCAGCCACGTGTGCTCTCAGACCAACGGAGCCGGCTCGGGCTCGCAGCAGCCCTCAGCCCCACCGGCTCCAGACCGCTACGAGGCTCTGCGGGAGGTGGCGGTCCCTGCAGCCATTGAGGCAAAGGCAACCGAGGCGGAGGCGACTTCCACTGAGCTAGAGGTGGTGCTTGGACGCTCTCTGGGTGGCTCGGCCACCTCGCTGTGCTTGCTGCCCTCCGAGGAAACTTCTGGGGAGGAATCTAGAGCTGTAACTGGTCCTCGAAGGAGCCGTTCGGGAGCCTTGGGGCCTCCAACTTCAGCGCCCCCGACGCTAGCTCTGGTTCCTGGGGGAGCCCCGGCCCGACCGAGGCCACAACAACGCTATTCCTTTGATGGGGACTACGGAGCGCTGTTCCAGAGCCACAGTTACCCGCGCCGCGCCCGCCGGACAAAGCGCCACCGGTCCACGCCACACCTGGACGGGGCCGGAGGGGGCGCGGCCGGGGAAGATGGAGACCTGGGGCTGGGCTCCGCCCGGGCACGCCTGGCCTTCACCAGCACCGAATGGATGCTGGAGAGTACCGTGTGA